Proteins from a single region of Ziziphus jujuba cultivar Dongzao chromosome 1, ASM3175591v1:
- the LOC107424337 gene encoding uncharacterized protein LOC107424337 isoform X2 — protein MSSVKAITKKSGPDPELTKSDKRKRADDDDLEFDLDLSDDIKGIMSALQMIREKANKDGQKKNEETISSVTGEIKSMIDEVKAKFEKDRQTFAKALSKSSKEDETAKFQVLYQKFCKDKATHLQALKDTISKFEEEKERLFIRYEQMRKRERSMISEKERACADKIAYMEESLKKKQQEDKTFSILRKTLGSFLDNASDEDFPPDD, from the exons ATGTCGTCCGTCAAAGCCATCACAAAGAAGAGCGGGCCGGATCCCGAGCTCACCAAATCCGATAAGAGAAAGCGAGCCGACGACGATGATCTCGAATTCGACCTCGACCTCTCCGA TGATATCAAAGGCATTATGTCGGCATTGCAAATGATCAGAGAGAAAGCGAACAAGGACGGCCAAAAGAAGAACGAAGAGACTATTTCCAG TGTGACTGGTGAGATAAAATCTATGATCGATGAAGTGAAGGCTAAGTTCGAAAAGGACAG GCAAACTTTTGCTAAAGCACTTTCGAAGAGCTCAAAAGAG GATGAGACTGCCAAATTCCAAGTACTCTATCAGAAATTCTGCAAGGACAAGGCCACCCATCTGCAGGCTCTAAAAG ATACTATTTCcaaatttgaagaagaaaaagaaaggctcTTTATACGATATGAACAAATGA ggaagagagagaggagtaTGATATCTGAAAAAGAGAGGGCTTGTGCTGATAAAATTGCCTATATGGAGGAGTCCTTGAAAAAGAAGCAACAG GAAGACAAGACTTTCAGCATTCTGAGGAAAACACTAGGTTCATTCCTAGATAATGCCTCGGATGAGGACTTCCCGCCTGATGATTGA
- the LOC107424337 gene encoding uncharacterized protein LOC107424337 isoform X1, which yields MSSVKAITKKSGPDPELTKSDKRKRADDDDLEFDLDLSDDIKGIMSALQMIREKANKDGQKKNEETISSVTGEIKSMIDEVKAKFEKDRQTFAKALSKSSKECEKCLKDETAKFQVLYQKFCKDKATHLQALKDTISKFEEEKERLFIRYEQMRKRERSMISEKERACADKIAYMEESLKKKQQEDKTFSILRKTLGSFLDNASDEDFPPDD from the exons ATGTCGTCCGTCAAAGCCATCACAAAGAAGAGCGGGCCGGATCCCGAGCTCACCAAATCCGATAAGAGAAAGCGAGCCGACGACGATGATCTCGAATTCGACCTCGACCTCTCCGA TGATATCAAAGGCATTATGTCGGCATTGCAAATGATCAGAGAGAAAGCGAACAAGGACGGCCAAAAGAAGAACGAAGAGACTATTTCCAG TGTGACTGGTGAGATAAAATCTATGATCGATGAAGTGAAGGCTAAGTTCGAAAAGGACAG GCAAACTTTTGCTAAAGCACTTTCGAAGAGCTCAAAAGAG TGTGAAAAATGTTTGAAGGATGAGACTGCCAAATTCCAAGTACTCTATCAGAAATTCTGCAAGGACAAGGCCACCCATCTGCAGGCTCTAAAAG ATACTATTTCcaaatttgaagaagaaaaagaaaggctcTTTATACGATATGAACAAATGA ggaagagagagaggagtaTGATATCTGAAAAAGAGAGGGCTTGTGCTGATAAAATTGCCTATATGGAGGAGTCCTTGAAAAAGAAGCAACAG GAAGACAAGACTTTCAGCATTCTGAGGAAAACACTAGGTTCATTCCTAGATAATGCCTCGGATGAGGACTTCCCGCCTGATGATTGA